From the genome of Solanum dulcamara chromosome 12, daSolDulc1.2, whole genome shotgun sequence:
aattgaaaaagtacAATCTAAAATGTTCCCTGTCAAAAAGAATGATCATCCTGTGATTCCACATTTGGCTATGAGGCACATACAAAAGCAGGTGGAGCCTATCTGACAGAAAATTTCTGTACATTTCGCTTGGAAATACTCCTATATAATACAGGCACAAAACAATACGCTTCATTCAAATCATTTCCAGATTCTACAAATAAACAGTTTCAGCATagcaatcacaaacatgtcaTGGAGAAGTCCTGAAATTTCGATATCAGACAAAGATATAACACCACACTACTAAATGAAAACTCAGAGATAACTTGTTTGTGCAGAATCCTTGTCCAAGCGTTTAAGAACATAGCATCAATGTGATCGCGGAGGATAGGCTCCTGGATATGAACCTGGCAAGACAACAAAAGTATATAGTTAACCCTAAGTGGCATGCCAGGGGAGAGTAGGAAATTCACATCATACAAGAATATTTACCTGGAGGATAAGAGTAACCCTGTGGTGGATAAGGCTGAGGCGGATATGCTGAAGCTGACGAGTAAGGTAAAGGATAAGCAGCCGATTGAGGGGGATAAGGAGATGCTGGATTATATGCTGCTGAAGGGGGTGGGACTGTGGGATAAGGAGAAGCTGGATAATATGCTGAAGGAGGCGGGGCTGTGGAATAAGGGGATGGTGCTGGATAGCCAGAAGGTGGTGGATGAGAAGCTGCATGTGGTGGAGCTGCCGAATATGGATATGATCCAGGAGTTGGTGTTACATATGGAGAGCCTGATTGAGCATGGTTTGTTGCTGGCTTCTGGAAGTAAAAGAGAAATTCATGTTAaagatattataaaataattttattttgggggGGTGGAGCAAGGAAGAAATCCTAAGAAAAGACTGACACTTACATTGACATTTGCATAGTGCATTATAAGTCGAACTTCTCCTGCATGCCtgtaaaagaaaaagacaagccAAAGTACTTCTGTTACACACTGTGATTTCATTCATTACAACCTCACCCCAAACATACAGTTCAAAAAAGCCCGAGACAATTTTACAAAACTACTTTATTAGAAGCTTAGGTTCAAACAGTTCAAATAAACTTTATTAACTACAGAGATATGTACAGACATATCCATTAATGTTTCTGTTAATCACACAAAGCGTCCTTGAGATTCCTAGAAATACAGGAGATCCTTTCCTAGATTTGAAAAAGAATTTGTGTATACACCTTAATCCTTAAACTAAGTATTCAACGCTTACAATAAAACAGAAGTGGAACATTGAGGTCCCTGACAAGTGACAGGTGAGGTCAAAGGACAGCAACTTTTCAGCCATCAAGAAAAGACAGGCATAACATCTAAACATAAAAAAGTATTTTGTTATCTTCTGTTTTTTCCTACAAGAATAATAAAGACATGATGTTTCTTCTTATTCCTTTCCTTACCTGAAAAACACATACACATGCCAAAATATCTTTCATACATTAGGAATACACAAGTGTGAAAAAAGCTGCTCTCTTTATTCGTCTCCAACGACATCACAAATTCTATCAAGAAAAATCTTTTACTCCCATGAATCCACCAGTATTAGTACTTGTGAGCTAATAATTGTGTGCTGACTAAACACATTTTATATGATGCAGTTGACTCATCTTAAATCTTGCAAGGTAATCAATAACAGAAATTCCTCGTCTCAAATCTAGTTTATCGAACCTCAACTACTCCTAATTCTTCACCCAACTTGAAGCCAACATGTGACCCAATGGTGTCTAGTATGTCTAAAGGTCTATCTATAAGGTTCTTTGTAGAAAGAGCTGATCCATGACTAAGCTGGGACAAGAAGAAGTAAGACAATCAATGGGGATAAAGTTTTACAGGAAGTAGACTAGCTAATTGATACTTGATTAATGAGTTACTTAGCATACTAGCATCTTATATTTCTTCAACAAAATGCAGGATAATTCATCTTCTGCACGGTCACTTAAGAGatagaaggaaaagaaaatggTGGAAGATTACTTCTCCTACAAACTGGCTAAGgcatattaaattaataaggTAGCTTATCCTCTCTTTGCTTCTGGACTTCACAAAAGTCAATTTCCATTtgtcctctttttttttttctttctttttataagtATCTCCATTTATCCTCGTTCGGTTTGGTGCAAGTAATCATTGCTAATCACTGACCATTGTAATATTTAATCCATTAGAAGCAGAAATATTTTAGAAGCCAAGGTTAATGTTCACTGCAATCCTTTAAAGTCTATTGCATTCCTCAACTAGAAGTCATGTTAGCTCTATCACAATAAGCTCTCTAAAGTATCTCTTATTTGGTTGCATGTGTGCGATGCATTACCTTTTAACATATTGTGTTTTGTGTGGTTTCCTTGGCTAAGAACCTAAAAAT
Proteins encoded in this window:
- the LOC129875872 gene encoding elicitor-responsive protein 1-like, which gives rise to MSMAYGIQGQLLEVTVVACNKLKDTEWISRQDPYVCLEYGSSKYRTRTCTDGGKNPTFQEKFVFTLIEGLREINVIVWNSNTVNSDDFIGSGKVQLQKVLSQGFDDTAWPLQTKRGRHAGEVRLIMHYANVNKPATNHAQSGSPYVTPTPGSYPYSAAPPHAASHPPPSGYPAPSPYSTAPPPSAYYPASPYPTVPPPSAAYNPASPYPPQSAAYPLPYSSASAYPPQPYPPQGYSYPPGSYPGAYPPRSH